In a genomic window of Chroicocephalus ridibundus chromosome 14, bChrRid1.1, whole genome shotgun sequence:
- the SOCS3 gene encoding suppressor of cytokine signaling 3 has product MVTHSKFPATGMSRPLDTSLRLKTFSSKSEYQLVVNTVRKLQESGFYWSTVTGGEANLLLSAEPAGTFLIRDSSDQRHFFTLSVKTESGTKNLRIQCEGGSFSLQSDPRSSQPVPRFDCVLKLVHHYMPPASCAVPEQPGGTLHPKRTYYIYSGGEKIPLVLSRPLSSSVSTLQHLCRKTVNGHLDSYEKMTQLPAPIKEFLDQYDAPL; this is encoded by the coding sequence ATGGTCACCCACAGCAAATTCCCCGCCACCGGGATGAGCCGCCCCCTGGACACCAGCCTGCGCCTCAAGACGTTCAGCTCCAAGAGCGAGTACCAGCTGGTGGTGAACACCGTGCGCAAGCTGCAGGAGAGCGGCTTCTACTGGAGCACGGTGACGGGCGGCGAGGCCAACCTGCTGCTGAGCGCCGAGCCGGCCGGCACCTTCCTCATCAGGGACAGCTCGGACCAGCGGCACTTCTTCACCCTCAGCGTCAAGACGGAGTCGGGCACCAAGAACCTGCGCATCCAGTGCGAGGGCGGCAGCTTCTCCCTGCAGAGCGACCCTCGCAGCAGCCAGCCCGTGCCCCGCTTCGACTGCGTGCTCAAGCTGGTACATCACTACATGCCGCCCGCGTCCTGCGCTGTCCCCGAGCAGCCGGGGGGGACCCTGCACCCCAAGCGCACCTACTACATCTACTCGGGCGGCGAGAAGATCCCCCTGGTGCTGAGCCGCCCGCTCTCCTCCAGCGTCTCCACCCTGCAGCACCTCTGCCGCAAGACCGTCAACGGGCACCTGGACTCCTACGAGAAGATGACTCAGCTGCCGGCTCCCATCAAGGAGTTCCTGGACCAGTACGATGCCCCCCTCTAA